The Pantoea vagans genome includes a window with the following:
- a CDS encoding DUF1330 domain-containing protein → MAAYVVMIKDETLDKDELATYAQKAGEARGDHQINPLAFYGDLQVLEGRDAEGVVVLEFADADAAKAWYFSPAYQEAKAHRLKGANYRVLLVNGVA, encoded by the coding sequence ATGGCTGCCTATGTGGTGATGATTAAGGACGAAACGCTGGATAAGGATGAGCTGGCGACCTATGCGCAGAAAGCGGGCGAGGCGCGCGGCGATCATCAGATCAACCCGCTGGCCTTTTACGGCGATCTACAGGTGCTGGAAGGCCGTGATGCGGAAGGCGTGGTGGTACTGGAATTTGCCGATGCTGACGCCGCAAAAGCCTGGTACTTCAGCCCGGCATATCAGGAAGCCAAAGCGCACCGCCTTAAAGGTGCCAATTACCGCGTGCTGTTGGTGAACGGCGTAGCTTAA
- a CDS encoding Gfo/Idh/MocA family protein, translated as MFPATLPAPRRHPENQIPALRWGIVGPGWIADHFANALRHHTQQQLIAVSSRSLEKAQAFASKWDIPHAVEGIDALLSRSDIDVVYIATPHNHHFPDGLRTLQAGKHVLIEKPLALNAQQAWQLQQEALKQQRLCVEAMWCDFAPKYDVIRQLLADGALGDVHTLIADHGEYFTQDHRIFNLDLAGGPMLDLGSYLIGFSVFVAGAPNSIVAKGQPAPGGVNGQTSMLLTHSNGMHSVLNTTLFSNTPGTAVIAGRDATLYLDGQFYAPGNFRLTSSDGRHTLRWEEPTNRYIQLSHEIEHTAWCIHQGLLDSPVRPLATSLATLRAMDDVRQQIGVVFNEERTA; from the coding sequence ATGTTCCCTGCAACCCTACCTGCACCTCGTCGTCACCCTGAAAACCAGATTCCTGCATTACGCTGGGGTATTGTTGGTCCTGGCTGGATAGCCGACCACTTTGCCAACGCATTGCGCCACCACACTCAGCAGCAGCTGATCGCTGTATCGTCACGCAGCCTTGAGAAAGCCCAGGCCTTTGCCAGTAAGTGGGATATCCCGCATGCCGTGGAAGGGATAGATGCACTGCTCAGCCGCTCTGACATTGATGTGGTGTATATCGCCACGCCGCACAATCACCACTTCCCGGATGGTCTGCGCACGTTACAGGCAGGCAAACACGTATTAATCGAAAAGCCGCTGGCGTTGAATGCGCAGCAAGCCTGGCAGTTACAGCAAGAAGCGCTAAAGCAGCAACGCTTGTGTGTCGAAGCGATGTGGTGCGACTTCGCGCCAAAATATGATGTGATCCGTCAACTGCTGGCCGATGGCGCTTTAGGTGATGTTCATACGCTGATCGCCGATCATGGCGAATATTTCACCCAGGATCACCGCATCTTTAATCTCGATCTGGCTGGCGGCCCGATGCTCGATCTCGGCAGTTATTTGATCGGCTTCAGCGTGTTTGTTGCCGGCGCGCCCAACAGCATTGTCGCCAAGGGACAGCCCGCACCGGGTGGGGTTAACGGCCAGACCTCGATGCTGCTGACGCACAGCAATGGTATGCATTCGGTACTCAACACCACCCTGTTCAGCAACACGCCTGGCACCGCAGTCATCGCTGGCCGCGATGCCACGCTCTACCTTGACGGCCAGTTCTACGCGCCGGGCAATTTCCGTCTCACCTCCAGTGATGGCCGACACACGCTGCGCTGGGAGGAGCCGACCAACCGCTATATTCAGCTCAGTCATGAAATCGAACATACCGCCTGGTGTATTCATCAGGGCCTGCTCGACTCGCCTGTTCGTCCGCTTGCCACTTCTCTGGCGACGCTGCGGGCAATGGATGACGTCAGACAGCAGATTGGTGTGGTGTTTAATGAAGAGCGCACCGCTTAA
- a CDS encoding LacI family DNA-binding transcriptional regulator: MSKITMNAIADAAGVGVATVDRVLNRRAPVRAATEQKVLEAANRLGYRVGPVAAFHETQQTAGVTLRMGFILLSKSYSFYHAFTDALRQHTQPLHPAGSEPLFYWHDIDDVAAVVASLHKLAEQVDAIGLVALDHPLIRHAIEHISRQGVRVYALFSNFSPCGHAGYFGLDNQKAGRTAGWVASHLLHQPGSVGVLVGDHRFTCQESCEISFRSYLREQDSARRVLEPLKTHESIDGGYHATRQLLDEHADLALIYAPCGGIEGVIHALRQQPQRKVALVCHGPVKEGDLALIDGSITVMIRHDIDDMARQLARTVQQQATESGDHFSLVTLPFAIITRENL; encoded by the coding sequence ATGAGTAAAATCACCATGAATGCCATTGCCGATGCGGCGGGTGTGGGTGTTGCGACCGTAGATCGCGTGCTGAACCGTCGCGCACCGGTTCGCGCAGCCACCGAGCAAAAGGTACTTGAAGCCGCGAATCGCCTGGGGTATCGCGTTGGCCCCGTCGCGGCGTTCCACGAAACACAGCAAACGGCAGGCGTGACGTTACGTATGGGTTTCATCCTGCTCTCCAAATCTTACTCTTTCTATCATGCGTTCACTGACGCACTGCGGCAGCATACCCAGCCGCTCCATCCTGCCGGCAGTGAGCCGTTATTTTACTGGCACGATATTGATGATGTTGCTGCGGTGGTGGCATCCCTGCATAAGCTGGCTGAGCAAGTGGATGCTATTGGATTGGTGGCGCTGGACCATCCGCTGATTCGCCATGCGATTGAGCATATCTCGCGGCAGGGCGTGCGGGTTTATGCGCTGTTTTCGAATTTTTCTCCCTGCGGCCACGCCGGTTATTTTGGGCTGGATAATCAGAAAGCCGGGCGCACCGCCGGTTGGGTGGCCTCGCATCTGCTGCATCAGCCGGGATCGGTGGGCGTGTTGGTCGGTGACCATCGTTTTACCTGTCAGGAGAGCTGTGAGATCAGCTTCCGATCCTATCTGCGGGAACAAGACAGTGCCCGCCGGGTGCTGGAGCCATTGAAAACCCATGAGTCAATTGATGGTGGCTATCATGCCACGCGCCAGTTACTGGATGAGCATGCTGATCTCGCATTGATTTACGCCCCCTGTGGCGGAATTGAGGGGGTGATCCATGCGCTACGCCAACAGCCACAGCGGAAGGTGGCACTGGTTTGCCATGGTCCGGTGAAAGAGGGGGATCTGGCGCTGATTGACGGCAGCATTACGGTGATGATCCGCCATGATATCGATGATATGGCACGGCAGTTGGCGCGTACGGTGCAGCAGCAGGCCACGGAATCAGGCGATCACTTCTCGCTGGTGACGCTGCCGTTTGCGATCATCACGCGGGAGAATTTGTGA
- a CDS encoding Gfo/Idh/MocA family oxidoreductase has translation MRTPQRFALIGSGFIGQVHAANLAAHPGVELALVCDIDVSRAEAVAQRFGARAASVQQALNRDAIDAVLIASATPTHAELLEQAVRAGKAVYCEKPIDLSLQRAREVVEKISPLQVPVTVGFNRRFDLSHQQLKAQLKQGLIGRTELIQMVCRASELPPLSYLQASGGQMRDQAIHFFDLLRWLTEDEVSTVGAMGAALAMPEIRDFDVDTSVLIMRMQQGALAQLDSTRRTAYGYDERISVMGSEGMLASESQSARGATLYQGKGITQPGLYADWFSRVQETYYTHLDAFVRYIGGEKVEGLPGLIDGLRAQAIAEAAQLSLTRGEFVDVERVSI, from the coding sequence ATGCGGACGCCGCAGCGTTTTGCCCTGATTGGCAGTGGATTTATTGGCCAGGTACATGCCGCAAACCTGGCGGCTCATCCCGGTGTAGAACTGGCGCTGGTGTGCGATATCGATGTCTCACGAGCAGAAGCGGTGGCGCAGCGGTTTGGTGCGCGAGCGGCAAGCGTACAGCAGGCGCTCAACCGCGATGCGATTGACGCGGTGCTGATCGCCAGTGCCACGCCGACCCATGCCGAATTGCTGGAGCAGGCGGTGCGCGCGGGTAAGGCGGTGTACTGTGAGAAACCGATTGATCTGTCGCTGCAACGTGCGCGCGAAGTGGTGGAAAAGATTTCACCGCTGCAGGTGCCCGTTACCGTGGGCTTTAATCGTCGCTTTGATCTCAGCCATCAGCAGCTGAAAGCGCAGTTAAAGCAGGGGCTGATTGGCCGCACCGAGCTGATCCAGATGGTGTGCCGGGCTTCTGAGCTGCCACCGCTGAGTTATCTTCAGGCTTCGGGCGGGCAGATGCGCGATCAGGCGATTCACTTTTTCGATCTGCTGCGCTGGCTCACCGAGGATGAAGTCAGCACGGTGGGTGCAATGGGGGCCGCGCTGGCCATGCCCGAGATACGTGATTTCGATGTCGATACTTCGGTGCTTATCATGCGTATGCAGCAAGGCGCCTTGGCTCAGCTGGATAGTACACGCCGCACGGCTTATGGCTACGACGAACGCATTAGCGTGATGGGCAGCGAAGGGATGCTGGCGTCAGAGAGTCAATCGGCGCGCGGTGCCACCTTGTATCAGGGGAAAGGGATTACTCAGCCTGGACTTTATGCCGACTGGTTTAGCCGTGTGCAAGAGACGTATTACACGCATCTGGATGCGTTTGTGCGTTACATCGGCGGGGAGAAGGTGGAAGGGCTGCCGGGATTGATTGATGGTCTGCGTGCGCAGGCGATTGCGGAAGCGGCGCAGCTTTCGCTGACACGCGGTGAGTTTGTGGATGTGGAGCGGGTGTCTATCTGA
- a CDS encoding glycosyltransferase family 2 protein has protein sequence MASPYVISVLLTAHNCENFLEDTLESLKNACIGVQELVEIILVNDASADNTSKMLHAFAAENAHASVFDISLRNIGKVRNFAVSQCRGQYVMMLDGDDQLLKNSLADIVNCLEKESPDALFAPLNEVYENKQRVAKWHGLITTPLSQHQAIEKFLIHRELQAHFIGQFIKREILEKFQFPDLTCYEDAWLFPTVLEVSHHILYAQHSPYLYFKRAKSLSNDLDAEKIAMLILATQKMDDVFQEKYRNLLSCHWINIAHKYYPMIKNENDLVTVKNAISKIPVISFLADTKVRTSFKKKYFKMKLKGLF, from the coding sequence ATGGCTTCTCCTTATGTTATTAGTGTCTTACTCACTGCACACAACTGTGAAAATTTTCTTGAAGACACCTTAGAGAGCTTGAAAAATGCCTGCATTGGGGTGCAGGAATTAGTTGAGATCATCCTTGTTAATGACGCCTCTGCGGATAACACCAGTAAAATGCTGCACGCGTTCGCAGCCGAAAATGCCCATGCCAGCGTATTTGATATTTCATTACGAAATATCGGCAAGGTAAGAAACTTTGCAGTCAGTCAATGCCGCGGTCAGTACGTTATGATGCTGGATGGTGATGACCAACTGTTGAAAAATTCATTAGCGGATATTGTTAACTGCTTAGAAAAAGAGAGTCCAGATGCCTTGTTTGCACCACTCAATGAGGTTTATGAGAATAAGCAGCGAGTTGCAAAATGGCATGGATTAATCACAACGCCATTGAGTCAGCATCAGGCTATTGAAAAATTCCTGATTCATCGTGAATTACAGGCACATTTTATCGGTCAATTCATTAAGCGAGAAATCCTGGAAAAATTTCAATTCCCTGATTTAACCTGCTATGAAGATGCATGGCTCTTCCCTACTGTATTAGAAGTCAGCCACCATATCCTTTACGCTCAACATAGCCCGTATCTTTATTTTAAAAGGGCGAAAAGTTTGTCGAACGACCTGGATGCTGAAAAGATCGCCATGCTAATTCTTGCCACACAGAAAATGGATGATGTTTTTCAGGAAAAATATCGCAATCTCCTGTCATGCCATTGGATTAATATTGCCCATAAGTATTATCCGATGATCAAAAACGAAAATGACCTGGTAACAGTGAAAAATGCCATCAGTAAAATACCCGTCATTTCGTTTCTCGCTGACACCAAAGTGCGAACCAGTTTCAAGAAAAAATACTTCAAAATGAAGCTTAAAGGTCTCTTTTAA
- a CDS encoding O-antigen ligase family protein: MALPWLAFAALFCMLPVAFLYEKGGRVLFYYCAYFSLAGVVIELWQRKKVKLTDKKALAILLLGVIYVGWSIYFQYVMHTVDGLYYTAGKRFILAWLIMVYMMHCFRTGSLNKKLAVRYAFLSLSLAFITSSCFAIFQSITTDERIVLGINRATMTAYAYSIVMLALISLILRMPDSKLKKAFFLFVSIISLYVIMLTQTRSAMAIHTLFLAYMTVRLFAVTRNVKFIGCVALLLLLAVGLSYKLIETRVDTTVTEYTDYQQGNDKTSLGSRFTMWKTGILAFEHAPLGQTQDQRNKFITTYLDEHHQSDSWALIYINVHLHNEFIQFASLFGVVGVLMLLYFFFTLIVVEIRSHQTITPLAIASVAMLLYGMTDVLLTSVEFIAMFGVLVVLLSLIENAEGNKKAP; encoded by the coding sequence ATGGCACTGCCTTGGCTGGCTTTTGCCGCACTTTTTTGTATGCTTCCCGTTGCGTTTCTGTATGAGAAAGGGGGGCGGGTATTATTTTATTATTGTGCTTATTTTTCATTGGCTGGTGTAGTTATTGAATTATGGCAAAGAAAGAAGGTTAAGCTAACGGATAAAAAAGCTCTGGCGATATTATTGCTGGGTGTGATTTACGTTGGGTGGTCAATATACTTCCAATATGTCATGCATACCGTAGATGGCTTGTATTATACCGCTGGGAAGCGATTTATCCTTGCCTGGCTTATTATGGTGTACATGATGCACTGCTTCCGCACTGGGTCGCTGAACAAAAAATTGGCTGTGCGCTATGCTTTTCTCTCTTTATCCTTGGCATTTATCACCTCAAGTTGCTTTGCGATCTTCCAATCGATAACCACCGATGAGCGCATTGTGCTCGGCATTAACCGCGCAACAATGACGGCCTATGCCTACTCTATCGTGATGCTGGCGTTAATATCACTGATATTGAGAATGCCTGACAGCAAGCTAAAGAAAGCCTTTTTCCTGTTCGTTTCGATCATTTCACTGTACGTGATTATGCTGACGCAAACGCGCTCGGCTATGGCCATCCATACTTTATTCCTTGCTTACATGACCGTGAGACTCTTTGCGGTGACACGTAATGTGAAATTCATAGGGTGTGTAGCGCTATTGCTGCTGTTAGCGGTAGGCCTTAGCTATAAACTGATTGAAACCCGTGTTGATACGACCGTGACGGAGTACACGGATTATCAGCAGGGCAATGACAAAACATCGCTGGGATCGCGCTTTACCATGTGGAAAACCGGCATTCTGGCCTTTGAACATGCACCATTAGGTCAGACGCAGGATCAGCGTAATAAATTCATTACCACCTACCTTGATGAACATCATCAATCGGATTCCTGGGCGTTAATTTATATTAATGTTCATCTGCATAATGAGTTTATTCAATTCGCTTCATTATTTGGTGTGGTGGGTGTCTTGATGTTGTTGTATTTCTTTTTCACTCTTATCGTGGTTGAAATAAGATCTCATCAAACCATCACGCCATTGGCCATAGCCAGCGTTGCCATGCTGTTATATGGTATGACCGATGTATTGCTAACCTCAGTCGAGTTTATCGCCATGTTCGGTGTATTAGTGGTGTTGCTGTCGCTGATTGAGAACGCAGAGGGTAATAAAAAAGCTCCTTAA
- a CDS encoding LacI family DNA-binding transcriptional regulator: MKALTLAELAKQVGVGVATVDRVLNDRGGVSPAMTKKILQAAREAGLKRILPEEHRHTWQVEVLLSGNGSFFFQQLAQDFAHLADELGYRRLRLHRTLIPENAPEKLAAHIAASSKKRDALIVFAHENPLIYEALAACKAHGVPVITLVTDLPDAARLCHVGIDQYKAGRTAGLMLGSMTATAGDVVLVSGRADYSAHRQRIEGFQSVLAERFPQLRLREILAGQDERERISRLLEKTLAGSQHIVGLYNTGMGNTQIHEALARHRLNGKLVYVTHELYSTTRQLLEKRVLTLTLDQNTLRHAQLALTLLLKHLEEGEQPDTYAPGKVDFMLFTQENFA; encoded by the coding sequence ATGAAAGCACTGACGCTGGCGGAGCTGGCGAAGCAGGTTGGCGTAGGCGTGGCCACGGTTGATCGCGTCCTGAACGATCGTGGTGGCGTCTCGCCTGCGATGACCAAAAAAATTCTACAGGCAGCGCGCGAGGCGGGTTTAAAGCGTATTTTGCCGGAGGAGCATCGCCACACCTGGCAGGTTGAAGTGCTGCTGAGCGGCAATGGCTCGTTCTTCTTCCAGCAACTGGCACAGGATTTCGCCCATCTCGCTGATGAGCTTGGCTATCGCCGTTTGCGGTTGCATCGCACCCTGATCCCAGAAAACGCGCCCGAGAAGCTGGCAGCACATATTGCAGCCAGTAGCAAAAAACGGGACGCGCTGATTGTCTTTGCCCACGAAAACCCTCTGATTTATGAGGCGTTAGCCGCTTGCAAAGCGCACGGTGTGCCGGTAATCACCCTGGTCACCGACCTGCCCGATGCGGCGCGCTTGTGCCATGTGGGTATTGATCAATACAAAGCGGGTCGCACTGCCGGGCTGATGCTCGGCAGTATGACCGCCACCGCGGGTGATGTGGTGCTGGTGAGTGGCCGCGCCGACTACTCTGCGCATCGCCAGCGTATCGAAGGCTTTCAATCGGTACTGGCTGAACGCTTCCCGCAACTGCGCTTGCGCGAGATTCTGGCCGGGCAGGATGAGCGTGAGCGCATCAGCCGTCTGCTGGAGAAAACCCTTGCCGGCTCGCAGCACATCGTTGGGCTGTACAACACGGGCATGGGCAATACGCAGATCCACGAAGCCCTGGCGCGTCATCGTCTGAACGGCAAACTGGTGTACGTCACCCATGAGCTCTATAGCACCACGCGCCAGCTGTTAGAAAAACGCGTGTTGACGCTGACCCTCGATCAAAACACCCTGCGCCACGCGCAGCTGGCGCTCACCCTGCTGCTCAAACATCTGGAAGAGGGTGAACAGCCCGACACCTACGCGCCCGGTAAAGTGGACTTTATGCTTTTTACGCAAGAGAACTTCGCTTAA
- a CDS encoding methyl-accepting chemotaxis protein encodes MIATPLIGPDAAPVEMVSLKRIAQRADTLAMLLCWTLWPIALGVGWMNNSVMVALIVGLILVLLATFCATVMRGSLTSRLLLSTLLIGWAGLLIQLGEGETEYHFSVFVLMSVLLAWRDIRPLLMGAVAAATHHILFNYLQDNDLFGVVVFHHPGWDMVFFHALFVVAQTIILLVIARQMAADARSASEVAALAAQINQQSGYLTLTADTQQSETPFARTFSTTLGTLHGTLSQVSQRVGALLVESDTLLQRNAALSSRTDEQAQALEVAASAMTEISIAASLTRDKAQSARELASETRTVATRGEENIQSAMGSMAKISEESQRVKVILELIDGIAFQTNILSLNASVEAARAGNQGRGFAVVASEVRNLAMRSENAAREIRQLIDASSASTQHGAVQVEHAAQTMRSIHSSISGLSQLVTELSEMSEQQNLSIEQIQQSINSIDHSVHHNVQHVAETMQVVEQQQRQANQLQQSISLFRLG; translated from the coding sequence ATGATCGCAACGCCCTTGATAGGCCCGGACGCCGCGCCGGTAGAAATGGTTTCGCTTAAACGTATTGCACAGCGCGCAGACACGCTTGCCATGCTGCTGTGTTGGACACTGTGGCCGATTGCGCTTGGCGTAGGGTGGATGAACAACAGCGTGATGGTGGCGCTAATCGTGGGGCTGATACTGGTATTGCTGGCCACGTTTTGCGCAACGGTGATGCGCGGCTCACTGACTTCCAGGTTACTTCTTTCCACTTTGCTGATTGGCTGGGCTGGCTTGTTGATTCAGCTCGGTGAAGGGGAAACCGAATATCACTTCTCGGTATTTGTGCTGATGTCCGTACTCCTGGCGTGGCGCGATATACGTCCGCTGCTCATGGGAGCGGTAGCAGCGGCGACGCATCATATTTTGTTTAACTATCTACAAGATAACGATCTGTTTGGCGTGGTGGTCTTCCATCACCCAGGTTGGGACATGGTGTTTTTCCATGCGCTGTTTGTTGTCGCGCAAACCATCATACTGCTGGTGATTGCTCGCCAGATGGCCGCTGATGCGCGTTCCGCCAGCGAAGTGGCAGCACTGGCCGCCCAGATCAATCAGCAAAGCGGTTATCTGACGCTCACCGCCGATACACAGCAGAGTGAGACGCCCTTTGCGCGTACCTTTAGCACCACGCTAGGCACCTTGCATGGCACGCTCTCGCAGGTCAGTCAGCGTGTGGGGGCGTTGTTAGTGGAGTCGGACACGCTTCTGCAACGCAACGCCGCGCTGTCAAGTCGAACCGATGAGCAGGCGCAGGCGCTGGAGGTGGCTGCCAGCGCGATGACGGAGATCAGTATCGCCGCCAGCTTAACCCGTGATAAAGCCCAAAGTGCCCGCGAACTGGCCAGTGAAACGCGCACGGTGGCAACGCGCGGTGAAGAGAATATTCAGTCGGCGATGGGATCGATGGCGAAGATCAGCGAAGAGTCACAGCGGGTGAAGGTGATTTTGGAGCTGATTGACGGCATTGCATTCCAGACCAATATTTTGTCACTCAATGCGTCGGTGGAAGCCGCCCGCGCGGGGAACCAAGGGCGTGGTTTCGCGGTGGTGGCCAGCGAAGTGCGCAATCTGGCGATGCGCAGTGAAAATGCGGCGCGTGAAATCCGGCAGTTAATCGATGCCAGTTCTGCCAGCACCCAGCATGGGGCCGTGCAAGTTGAGCATGCGGCCCAAACGATGCGCTCGATTCACAGCAGCATTAGCGGTTTATCGCAGCTGGTGACGGAATTATCGGAGATGAGTGAGCAACAGAATCTCAGCATCGAGCAGATACAGCAGAGCATCAATAGCATCGATCACAGCGTGCATCACAATGTGCAGCACGTAGCTGAAACCATGCAGGTGGTCGAGCAGCAGCAACGGCAAGCGAATCAGTTACAGCAGTCGATCTCGTTGTTCAGGCTGGGTTGA
- a CDS encoding sugar phosphate isomerase/epimerase family protein has product MKIAFDVDVIRDLGITRMVHQVAEWGYKYIEQSPHPQINPFYKHPKASREIMREYKNALNATGVEISSFITVYRWSGPDELRRQAAVKNWKRMIEIAVEMGVQVINTELSGNPNEPEICEEMFYRSMDELLPIFEREGIRVEIQAHPWDFCEQSNETADIVKSFRSDNVKYIYSAPHTFYYDKGVGDVKSMLHYAGDDLSHMLIADTMNHTKHCRYIVNPPGVDATIHQHVAVGEGEVNFDGLFEALREMDFANRTYKVGGESIISAALFGYPEKMKYQAVETRELIERELLK; this is encoded by the coding sequence ATGAAAATCGCTTTTGATGTGGATGTCATCAGAGACCTTGGTATCACTCGCATGGTGCATCAGGTGGCTGAGTGGGGCTATAAGTACATTGAGCAATCCCCGCATCCGCAGATCAACCCGTTCTATAAACATCCCAAAGCCAGCCGCGAAATCATGCGCGAATACAAAAATGCGCTGAATGCCACCGGCGTGGAGATCTCTTCGTTCATTACCGTATACCGTTGGTCCGGCCCAGACGAGTTGCGCCGTCAGGCTGCGGTGAAGAACTGGAAACGCATGATTGAAATCGCCGTTGAGATGGGCGTACAGGTGATCAACACCGAGCTGTCGGGCAACCCGAATGAGCCGGAAATCTGTGAAGAGATGTTCTATCGCTCAATGGATGAGTTGCTGCCCATTTTCGAGCGTGAAGGCATCCGCGTCGAAATTCAGGCCCATCCATGGGATTTCTGCGAACAAAGTAATGAAACGGCGGACATCGTGAAATCCTTCCGTAGCGACAACGTCAAATACATCTACAGTGCGCCGCACACCTTCTATTACGACAAGGGCGTAGGTGATGTGAAAAGCATGCTGCATTACGCAGGCGACGATCTGTCACATATGCTGATTGCCGATACCATGAACCACACCAAGCACTGCCGCTATATCGTTAACCCACCGGGTGTCGATGCGACGATTCATCAGCACGTGGCTGTAGGTGAAGGCGAAGTGAACTTTGATGGGCTGTTTGAGGCACTGCGCGAGATGGATTTTGCCAACCGCACTTACAAGGTGGGCGGCGAGTCGATCATCTCGGCGGCGCTGTTCGGCTATCCGGAGAAGATGAAGTACCAGGCAGTAGAAACACGTGAATTGATTGAGCGTGAACTGCTGAAATAG
- the yghU gene encoding glutathione-dependent disulfide-bond oxidoreductase has protein sequence MSENQYQPAKVWTWDPEAKGNGAKTNRPFAGPTHEKTLPVGKHPLQLYSLGTPNGQKVTILLEELLAVGAKEAEYDAWLIRIGDGDQFSSGFVEVNPNSKIPALSDHSVTPPLRVFESGNILLYLAEKFGHFIPADIAGRTETLNWLFWLQGSAPYLGGGYGHFYFYAPEKIEYAINRFSLEAKRQLDVLDRRLADNRFLAGDEYTIADIATWPWYGNLVLNNIYGGGEFLDVQSYKNVVRWAKEIAERPAVIRGRKVNKAFGAEPQDQLLERHDAADFDNNTEDKRQARGEK, from the coding sequence ATGTCGGAAAATCAGTATCAGCCCGCGAAAGTCTGGACCTGGGACCCGGAAGCCAAAGGTAACGGTGCGAAAACCAACCGTCCGTTCGCCGGGCCGACGCATGAGAAGACTCTGCCAGTGGGCAAACATCCGCTGCAGCTCTATTCACTTGGCACGCCGAACGGCCAGAAAGTCACTATTCTGCTGGAAGAGTTGCTGGCCGTGGGGGCTAAAGAAGCCGAGTACGATGCCTGGCTAATCCGCATCGGGGATGGTGATCAGTTCTCAAGCGGTTTTGTTGAGGTTAACCCGAACTCTAAAATCCCGGCCTTGAGTGACCACTCTGTCACCCCGCCGCTGCGCGTATTTGAGTCAGGCAATATTCTGCTCTATCTGGCCGAGAAATTTGGTCACTTCATTCCTGCCGATATCGCGGGCCGTACCGAAACCCTCAACTGGCTGTTCTGGTTGCAAGGTTCAGCGCCCTACCTCGGCGGCGGCTATGGCCACTTCTATTTCTACGCGCCAGAAAAAATCGAATACGCCATCAACCGCTTCTCGCTGGAAGCCAAACGCCAGCTTGACGTGCTGGATCGTCGATTGGCCGATAATCGCTTCCTCGCCGGTGATGAATACACCATTGCGGACATCGCCACCTGGCCTTGGTACGGCAATCTGGTACTGAATAACATCTATGGCGGCGGCGAGTTCCTCGACGTGCAGTCGTATAAAAATGTGGTGCGTTGGGCTAAAGAGATTGCCGAACGCCCAGCGGTAATCCGTGGTCGTAAGGTGAATAAAGCGTTCGGTGCAGAGCCGCAAGACCAACTGCTGGAACGCCACGATGCCGCTGATTTCGATAACAACACCGAAGATAAACGCCAGGCTCGAGGAGAGAAGTAA
- a CDS encoding substrate-binding domain-containing protein translates to MNIRNLMLCLCSLLLSLSVSAKTFTVGVALANFDLNFVSILRTQMQEELKANQLNGQFVDAKGDVALQVQQVDDFINQGVDAIILNPVDTQGVLPMITAAKNANIPLIFVNRKPEVKLPGDMAYVGSDSALGGEMQMEALAKKMNYKGNVAILMGALSNEEARERTKAVEAVIAKYKDMKVIEKQSAKWQRNEAVDVVSSWLLNQRPIDAIAANNDEMAIGAIMALNQAKNEKILVAGIDGTPDGQQFVKNGKMTLTIFQDAKGQATGAVQVTKALLDKQKVQEYNWVPYKTITQDNYAQFAAN, encoded by the coding sequence ATGAATATCAGAAACCTCATGCTGTGCCTGTGCTCGTTGTTACTGAGTCTGAGCGTCAGTGCGAAAACCTTCACCGTTGGCGTCGCCCTGGCTAATTTCGATCTTAACTTCGTCTCCATCCTGCGTACCCAGATGCAGGAAGAGCTGAAGGCTAACCAACTTAACGGCCAGTTTGTCGATGCCAAAGGCGATGTGGCGTTGCAGGTGCAGCAGGTTGATGACTTTATCAACCAGGGCGTTGACGCCATTATTCTCAACCCCGTGGACACCCAGGGCGTGTTGCCGATGATTACCGCAGCGAAAAACGCCAATATCCCTCTGATTTTTGTCAATCGTAAGCCGGAAGTGAAGTTGCCAGGTGACATGGCTTATGTCGGTTCCGATTCGGCGCTGGGCGGCGAGATGCAGATGGAAGCACTGGCGAAGAAGATGAACTACAAGGGTAACGTGGCGATTTTAATGGGTGCGTTGTCGAACGAGGAAGCGCGTGAACGCACCAAAGCGGTCGAAGCGGTCATCGCCAAATACAAAGATATGAAAGTGATTGAGAAGCAGAGTGCCAAATGGCAGCGCAATGAAGCGGTGGATGTGGTGTCGAGCTGGTTGCTGAACCAGCGTCCAATTGATGCTATCGCCGCCAATAACGATGAAATGGCGATTGGCGCCATCATGGCGCTCAACCAGGCGAAGAATGAAAAAATTCTGGTAGCGGGTATCGATGGCACGCCTGATGGTCAGCAGTTTGTGAAAAACGGCAAAATGACCCTGACCATCTTCCAGGATGCCAAAGGCCAGGCAACCGGCGCGGTTCAGGTCACCAAGGCGCTGCTGGATAAGCAGAAAGTGCAGGAGTACAACTGGGTTCCGTACAAAACCATAACACAGGATAACTACGCGCAGTTTGCTGCGAATTAA